In a single window of the Sulfurimonas sp. hsl 1-7 genome:
- a CDS encoding DUF302 domain-containing protein has translation MKKSIGAVLLAAGLSFLMSGCSTMHMGWTAVTKQHTLDDKAMEAYDNMFTKVTEYGDPARAMMLEWKVAEGITGDEVKESIEALTEEYNMRLTGYVKMYTKEDAAPDEVKEARIYSLCNLTTAKVFLNYSRYYGGFMPCRIMYVSYGNGDAYLVSMDMTLAIHGGKTLPPEMLEAALKVKEAMEKVPERAAKGDF, from the coding sequence ATGAAAAAAAGTATAGGAGCTGTATTATTAGCAGCTGGTTTATCGTTTTTAATGTCAGGATGTTCAACAATGCATATGGGTTGGACAGCTGTAACTAAGCAACATACGCTTGATGACAAAGCAATGGAAGCATATGACAATATGTTTACTAAAGTTACAGAATATGGTGATCCAGCAAGAGCAATGATGCTAGAGTGGAAAGTTGCTGAAGGTATCACTGGTGATGAAGTTAAAGAATCTATTGAAGCACTTACTGAAGAGTACAACATGAGACTTACTGGTTATGTAAAAATGTACACAAAAGAAGATGCTGCACCAGATGAAGTAAAAGAAGCAAGAATCTACTCTTTATGTAATTTAACTACTGCAAAAGTATTCCTTAACTACTCAAGATACTATGGTGGTTTCATGCCATGTAGAATTATGTACGTTTCATATGGAAACGGTGATGCATACCTAGTAAGTATGGATATGACTTTAGCTATCCACGGTGGTAAAACACTTCCTCCTGAAATGTTAGAAGCTGCATTAAAAGTTAAAGAAGCAATGGAAAAAGTTCCAGAGCGTGCTGCTAAAGGTGACTTCTAA
- a CDS encoding tetratricopeptide repeat protein: MKRTTIILLLSAAASLSLNCAEPSAFGAGDLSSDSPYGLTPDEKVILETKKKLKKVDLSTKTHASQLDSLRERIDGLQDIIEALSRKSHNNKIALKELQNKDKLDDENSNEYQKRLSEVVQQDSQSIKTLQEQVLELSKLVDQINANYVSKQEFNDLVTDINDFKTLVAKELKNGSHKAANTKKVASAEIYNSAKKNFDKKLYIKAIEEYTELIARKYKPAYSHYMLGEIYYKRKDYGKAISYFKKSSNLYAKASYMPTLMLHTAISMEKTGDKGHAQSFYQAIIKKYPNSNEAKEAKKLLN; encoded by the coding sequence ATGAAACGCACTACAATAATTTTATTACTTAGTGCTGCTGCATCTCTTTCTCTCAATTGTGCCGAGCCATCAGCGTTCGGTGCAGGAGATCTTTCAAGCGACAGTCCATACGGGCTTACTCCAGATGAAAAAGTTATATTAGAAACTAAGAAAAAACTTAAAAAAGTTGATCTTAGTACAAAAACTCATGCTTCACAATTGGACTCATTGAGAGAAAGAATTGATGGACTTCAAGATATTATAGAAGCACTAAGTAGAAAATCACATAACAATAAAATCGCATTAAAAGAGTTACAAAATAAAGATAAATTAGATGATGAAAACTCTAATGAATATCAGAAAAGACTCTCTGAAGTAGTACAACAAGATTCACAAAGCATTAAAACTTTACAAGAGCAGGTATTAGAACTATCTAAGCTTGTAGATCAGATAAATGCAAATTATGTTTCTAAACAAGAGTTTAATGATTTGGTAACAGATATTAATGACTTTAAAACTCTTGTAGCTAAAGAGCTAAAAAATGGATCGCACAAAGCTGCAAATACAAAAAAAGTAGCAAGTGCAGAGATTTACAATAGTGCAAAAAAGAATTTTGATAAAAAACTTTATATAAAAGCGATAGAAGAATATACTGAACTTATCGCTAGAAAGTATAAACCTGCATATTCACATTATATGCTGGGAGAGATCTATTATAAACGTAAAGATTACGGTAAAGCGATATCTTATTTTAAGAAATCATCTAATCTTTATGCAAAAGCGTCTTATATGCCAACGTTAATGTTACATACGGCAATATCGATGGAAAAGACGGGGGATAAAGGGCATGCACAATCTTTTTATCAAGCTATAATTAAAAAGTATCCAAATTCAAATGAAGCCAAAGAGGCGAAAAAACTTTTGAATTAA
- a CDS encoding 5'-methylthioadenosine/adenosylhomocysteine nucleosidase, which yields MKIAIMGAMPEEVAPILEKLGNYTTTEYAGNKYYEANYKGVDVVVAYSKIGKVFSTLTATTMIEHFGCEKLLFSGVAGAVNPELKVGDLVVATKLSQHDLDISAFGHPYGYVPEGSVYVEADQELINLSKEVANSLGKSVREGIIATGDQFVANEERKNWIGTTFNADALEMEGGSVAVVCNALNVPFFILRAISDAADMDASFSFDEFLETSAVESAEFVMKMLDEIIK from the coding sequence ATGAAAATAGCAATAATGGGAGCAATGCCTGAAGAGGTAGCACCGATATTAGAAAAGTTAGGTAATTACACAACTACAGAGTATGCAGGAAACAAGTATTATGAAGCAAACTATAAAGGTGTAGATGTCGTAGTTGCGTATTCTAAGATAGGTAAAGTGTTTTCTACTTTAACTGCTACTACTATGATTGAGCATTTTGGATGTGAGAAACTACTTTTTAGTGGTGTTGCCGGTGCAGTAAACCCGGAACTTAAAGTAGGTGACTTAGTTGTTGCTACAAAACTTTCACAACACGATCTTGATATCTCGGCTTTTGGTCATCCGTATGGTTACGTTCCTGAAGGTTCTGTATATGTAGAAGCTGATCAGGAACTTATCAATCTTAGTAAAGAGGTTGCAAACTCTTTAGGTAAAAGTGTTCGCGAAGGTATCATTGCTACAGGTGATCAATTTGTTGCCAATGAAGAGAGAAAGAACTGGATTGGGACTACATTTAATGCTGATGCACTAGAGATGGAAGGTGGAAGCGTTGCCGTTGTTTGTAACGCTTTAAATGTACCGTTTTTTATTCTAAGAGCGATCAGTGATGCTGCAGATATGGACGCAAGTTTTTCATTTGACGAATTTCTAGAAACAAGTGCAGTTGAATCGGCAGAATTTGTTATGAAAATGTTGGATGAGATAATCAAATAA
- a CDS encoding OmpA family protein yields MKSLVLSSVAVALLVFSGCSSKEPAVDSKAQESTEKVEEVQAPATETVAGEESVVDSSTNEISRLSMDEVESKLPTIYFAFDKFNISTQAQEKIVTAAELGKTGAKPYSVKLEGNCDEWGSDEYNFALGLKRTEAVKNALVNEGIDASRISMVSYGESNPVCTDKTKECWAQNRRVNFKLLP; encoded by the coding sequence ATGAAAAGTTTAGTACTTTCTAGCGTTGCTGTAGCACTTTTAGTATTTAGTGGATGTAGTTCAAAAGAGCCTGCTGTTGATTCAAAAGCTCAAGAATCTACTGAAAAAGTTGAAGAGGTGCAAGCACCGGCTACTGAGACTGTTGCAGGAGAGGAAAGTGTTGTAGACTCTAGCACAAATGAAATCTCTAGATTAAGTATGGATGAAGTAGAAAGTAAATTACCAACTATCTATTTTGCTTTTGATAAATTCAATATCTCGACTCAAGCACAAGAGAAAATCGTAACTGCTGCTGAACTTGGTAAAACAGGTGCAAAACCTTACTCTGTAAAATTAGAAGGTAACTGTGATGAGTGGGGAAGCGATGAGTATAACTTTGCTTTAGGTTTAAAACGTACGGAAGCTGTTAAAAACGCTTTAGTTAATGAAGGAATCGATGCATCTCGTATCTCAATGGTAAGTTACGGTGAAAGCAATCCTGTATGTACTGATAAAACTAAAGAGTGCTGGGCACAAAACCGTAGAGTAAACTTTAAACTTCTTCCATAA
- a CDS encoding FKBP-type peptidyl-prolyl cis-trans isomerase yields the protein MAIEANQIVSIEYEVRDGDKVVDSNVGANPLVFMFGKGQIIPGLEDGIKGMSIGEKADVLVKPADAYGEYNAEATQEVPKEQFAGIDLQEGMTLYGQGEDGSTVQVIVKEIKDAAVIIDFNHPLAGKDLMFTVTINNIREASAEEAMTGIPEENKPAESGCCGTGGGSGCGCH from the coding sequence ATGGCAATCGAAGCAAATCAAATCGTATCTATAGAATATGAAGTACGTGACGGAGATAAAGTAGTAGATAGTAATGTTGGTGCAAACCCATTAGTATTTATGTTTGGAAAAGGGCAAATCATTCCTGGTTTAGAAGATGGAATTAAAGGTATGTCAATCGGTGAAAAAGCTGACGTTCTAGTAAAACCAGCTGATGCATACGGTGAATACAATGCAGAAGCTACACAAGAAGTTCCAAAAGAGCAATTCGCTGGAATCGATTTACAAGAGGGTATGACACTTTACGGTCAAGGTGAAGATGGTTCAACTGTACAAGTTATCGTTAAAGAGATCAAAGATGCAGCTGTAATTATTGACTTTAACCACCCACTAGCTGGAAAAGATTTAATGTTCACTGTAACTATTAACAATATTAGAGAAGCATCTGCTGAAGAAGCTATGACTGGTATTCCAGAAGAAAATAAACCAGCAGAATCAGGATGTTGTGGAACTGGTGGCGGCAGCGGCTGTGGATGTCACTAA
- a CDS encoding tRNA 2-thiocytidine biosynthesis TtcA family protein, producing MGIKLSKKIMSKLGKTNAEFGLIEEGDKILVGLSGGKDSLTLVHALKEQQRRAPFKFEFVAVTVTYGMGEDYSNLIAHCKEQEIPHVLKETETYELAKEKIRKNSSFCSFFSRMRRGYLYTAAKELECNKVALGHHLDDAAESFFMNFIYNGQLRSLAPKYTAENGLVVIRPLIQMRERQLRAFVVENGIEAIGDEACPAMRFDVKMPYARANTKDMLEKMEKEHPQLFTSLNAAFKNISIDSFFLSEKEEEKVGV from the coding sequence ATGGGGATCAAACTATCTAAAAAAATTATGTCTAAACTCGGTAAGACAAATGCCGAGTTTGGATTGATAGAAGAGGGTGATAAGATACTTGTCGGCCTTAGCGGCGGTAAAGACTCTTTAACACTTGTTCATGCCTTAAAAGAGCAACAACGTCGTGCACCGTTTAAATTTGAGTTTGTGGCCGTTACTGTTACATATGGAATGGGAGAAGATTATTCTAACTTAATTGCACATTGTAAAGAGCAAGAGATACCGCATGTACTTAAAGAGACGGAAACGTATGAGCTTGCAAAAGAGAAGATCCGTAAAAACTCGTCATTTTGTAGTTTCTTTTCACGTATGAGAAGAGGCTACTTATATACTGCGGCAAAAGAGTTAGAGTGTAATAAAGTAGCTTTAGGGCATCATTTAGATGATGCTGCAGAGAGTTTTTTCATGAACTTTATCTATAATGGTCAGCTTCGCTCTTTAGCACCTAAATATACTGCTGAAAACGGTTTAGTAGTTATACGTCCACTTATTCAAATGCGTGAACGTCAATTGCGTGCCTTTGTTGTTGAGAACGGTATTGAAGCAATAGGTGATGAGGCATGTCCTGCTATGCGTTTTGACGTTAAAATGCCATATGCAAGAGCTAATACAAAAGATATGCTTGAAAAGATGGAAAAAGAGCATCCTCAATTATTTACTTCACTAAATGCCGCTTTTAAAAATATAAGTATTGATAGTTTTTTTCTGAGTGAGAAAGAGGAAGAAAAAGTAGGAGTTTAA
- the tolB gene encoding Tol-Pal system protein TolB: protein MKLLFSLLITFILSFANDATIDVVKKVDSLPSLALEDASISYDDTFKLQVFKSLVADLNVISIFNVDRHHRIASFNNTDVLVENKDQNYVLRYMMQEDDNGALNLSIKLLNKNEEVFSKNYKVSKQNLYVFISHAIAYDINEFMGEPSVEWMKRKVIFSRIVGPKKSEIVISDYTLRYQHVIVKGGFNVFPKWADKRQKGFYYTSLDAKPTLKYVDITTAKIESLISSDGMLVCSDVSTDGKTLLLTMAPKGQPDIYTYNVDSKKYKRVTKYSGIDVNAQFMSRDKIVFISSRLGYPNVFSKKLNTNEVEQLVYYGKNNSACSAHGEYVVYKARESSNSFSENTFNLHLISTKSDFIRRLTATGINEFPRFSKDGDAIIFIKNYKNQSSIGIIRLKYNKNYLFPLRYGRVQSMDW from the coding sequence TTGAAGTTATTATTTTCACTCTTAATTACATTTATATTATCATTTGCAAATGATGCGACAATAGATGTTGTAAAAAAAGTTGATTCTTTACCGTCATTGGCACTAGAAGATGCATCTATAAGTTATGATGACACATTTAAATTACAAGTGTTTAAATCATTGGTAGCTGACTTAAACGTTATATCTATTTTTAATGTTGATAGACACCATAGAATTGCAAGTTTTAATAATACAGATGTATTAGTTGAAAATAAAGATCAAAACTATGTTCTTAGATATATGATGCAAGAAGATGATAACGGGGCATTAAACTTATCTATAAAGCTCTTGAATAAAAATGAAGAAGTGTTTTCCAAGAACTACAAAGTAAGTAAGCAAAATCTGTATGTGTTTATCTCTCATGCTATAGCATATGATATTAACGAGTTTATGGGTGAGCCGTCAGTTGAGTGGATGAAAAGAAAAGTTATTTTTTCTCGTATTGTTGGACCTAAGAAAAGTGAAATAGTAATATCGGATTATACTTTAAGATATCAGCATGTAATCGTTAAGGGTGGTTTTAACGTTTTTCCTAAATGGGCTGATAAAAGACAAAAAGGGTTCTACTATACATCTTTAGATGCAAAACCTACTTTAAAATATGTGGATATTACAACTGCTAAAATAGAGAGTTTGATATCTTCAGACGGTATGTTAGTTTGTTCTGACGTTAGTACTGACGGTAAAACTTTACTATTGACTATGGCACCGAAAGGGCAGCCGGATATCTATACATATAACGTAGATAGCAAAAAATATAAAAGAGTTACAAAATACAGTGGTATTGATGTAAATGCACAATTTATGTCAAGGGATAAAATTGTGTTTATCTCATCACGTCTTGGTTATCCGAATGTTTTTTCAAAAAAACTTAATACTAATGAAGTAGAACAATTAGTTTATTACGGTAAAAATAACTCAGCTTGTAGTGCTCACGGTGAATATGTAGTATATAAAGCGCGTGAAAGTTCAAATAGCTTTAGTGAAAATACATTTAATTTACACCTTATCTCTACAAAATCTGATTTTATTAGACGTTTAACAGCAACCGGGATCAATGAATTTCCTAGATTTTCAAAAGACGGTGATGCTATTATTTTTATTAAAAACTATAAAAACCAAAGTTCGATCGGTATCATTAGATTGAAGTATAATAAAAATTATCTCTTCCCATTAAGATACGGACGTGTTCAATCGATGGATTGGTAA
- the fabD gene encoding ACP S-malonyltransferase, which yields MSKIAMIFAGQGSQAVGMGKDFYENSELAREMFEKAGERIGVDFKALIFEENEKLNETAYTQPAILLVQMIAYKLFKEVCPDTKAELFLGHSLGEFSALCASGAIDYVDAVELVHKRGSFMQEACNEIEAGMMAIVGLDDDAVEKICADAQAEGKKVWPANYNQDGQLVVAGLKPDLASLEQTFKDAGAKRALLLNMSVASHCDLLSPAVEKLGAIMETMVNDSFEAPIISNVTTQPYSSKEEAIKLLKEQLTSPVKYKQSIEAVAGNLDMAIEFGNGVVLKGLNRRIAKDLTTLNISDMASLEKVKEEICS from the coding sequence ATGAGTAAAATAGCAATGATTTTTGCAGGACAAGGTTCACAAGCAGTTGGTATGGGAAAGGATTTTTATGAAAATTCTGAACTAGCACGTGAAATGTTCGAAAAAGCGGGTGAAAGAATAGGTGTTGATTTTAAAGCTTTAATATTTGAAGAGAATGAAAAGCTAAACGAAACTGCATACACACAACCTGCTATTTTATTAGTGCAAATGATTGCATACAAACTTTTTAAAGAGGTTTGTCCAGACACAAAAGCAGAGCTATTCTTAGGACACTCATTAGGTGAATTTTCAGCTTTATGTGCAAGTGGTGCAATTGACTACGTTGATGCGGTAGAGTTAGTACATAAACGTGGTTCTTTTATGCAAGAAGCATGTAATGAAATAGAAGCCGGTATGATGGCAATAGTTGGATTAGATGACGATGCAGTTGAGAAGATTTGTGCAGATGCACAAGCAGAAGGTAAAAAAGTTTGGCCAGCAAACTATAACCAAGACGGTCAACTAGTTGTTGCCGGATTAAAACCGGATCTTGCTTCATTAGAGCAAACATTTAAAGATGCAGGTGCAAAACGTGCATTACTTTTAAATATGTCTGTAGCATCTCACTGTGATCTTTTATCTCCTGCAGTTGAGAAACTTGGAGCTATTATGGAAACTATGGTAAATGATAGTTTTGAAGCACCAATCATTTCAAATGTTACAACACAACCGTATAGTTCAAAAGAGGAAGCTATAAAACTTTTAAAAGAGCAATTAACATCTCCTGTAAAATATAAGCAATCAATCGAAGCTGTTGCAGGTAACCTTGATATGGCTATCGAATTTGGAAATGGTGTAGTTCTTAAAGGTTTAAATAGAAGAATTGCAAAAGATCTTACAACTCTTAATATCTCTGATATGGCTTCATTAGAGAAAGTTAAAGAGGAAATCTGCTCATAA
- a CDS encoding nitrilase-related carbon-nitrogen hydrolase, with the protein MRITLAQTSPKLNRGNLQEVISVIESVKESSDLIVFPELSLSGYMLQDKLYEDAWNEDELQLLKDLSTKIDIVVGAALKDGNVFRNTALYFSGGELLSKHIKVHLPNYGMFEEARYFEGGDKFESFEVNGKKISMLVCEDVWHDNVHKEIIKMDPDFVITLVASPARGFNDSGLAIEDKWYKIIKTLSHESNSKLIFVNRVGFEDGLGFWGGSCIVDNGNIVAKLPRFIKSIETFEV; encoded by the coding sequence ATGAGAATCACTTTAGCCCAAACATCTCCTAAGCTCAACAGAGGTAACCTACAAGAGGTTATCTCTGTAATAGAGAGCGTAAAAGAGAGCTCAGACCTGATAGTATTTCCCGAGTTAAGTTTAAGCGGCTATATGCTGCAAGACAAACTTTACGAGGATGCATGGAATGAAGATGAGCTTCAACTACTCAAAGATTTAAGTACTAAGATTGACATAGTTGTAGGTGCTGCTTTAAAAGACGGTAACGTTTTTAGAAATACTGCACTGTACTTTAGCGGTGGAGAATTACTCTCTAAACACATTAAAGTGCATTTACCGAACTATGGAATGTTTGAAGAAGCTCGTTATTTTGAAGGCGGAGACAAGTTTGAATCTTTTGAAGTAAATGGTAAAAAAATCTCTATGTTGGTATGTGAAGATGTATGGCATGATAATGTACATAAAGAGATTATCAAAATGGACCCAGATTTTGTTATAACACTTGTTGCATCTCCGGCAAGAGGCTTCAATGATAGTGGATTAGCTATTGAAGATAAATGGTATAAGATTATCAAAACACTCTCTCATGAATCAAACTCAAAGCTTATTTTTGTCAATCGAGTCGGTTTTGAAGATGGTTTAGGTTTTTGGGGTGGAAGTTGTATTGTTGACAACGGCAATATTGTGGCAAAATTGCCAAGATTTATAAAAAGTATAGAAACATTCGAGGTATAA
- a CDS encoding Fis family transcriptional regulator produces MELVAAAAVDVTNFVTASEASSQAFKTATLLKSLTINALIMGENGVGKRTLASFILPNATAINGSNYEELLQAMESSNEIIITDIDTFPNIKLLIDTIKTNKVRVIATSKQSFSNEYLDDIFSVKFDIPPLSAREEDVQELIEVFVKDAVKLFGGENKFNIKDFKPDLSDNANSLRRQVMISYLLQDIDDKELMDIIENYLFDKLGSNSDYRNYLYLYEVPLIRAGLTKFKSQLQLSDRLGLNRNTLRKKISDNKEYLQGENDE; encoded by the coding sequence GTGGAACTGGTGGCGGCAGCGGCTGTGGATGTCACTAATTTCGTAACAGCTTCTGAAGCGTCAAGCCAAGCTTTTAAAACAGCAACACTGTTAAAATCGCTTACTATAAACGCCCTTATTATGGGTGAAAATGGTGTAGGTAAAAGAACTTTAGCGTCTTTTATCTTACCAAACGCAACAGCAATAAATGGATCAAATTATGAAGAACTTTTACAAGCAATGGAAAGTTCTAATGAAATAATTATTACAGATATTGATACCTTCCCAAATATAAAACTTTTAATTGATACTATAAAAACAAACAAGGTCAGAGTTATTGCGACATCTAAACAGTCGTTTAGTAATGAATATCTTGATGATATATTTAGTGTAAAATTTGACATTCCTCCGTTATCGGCAAGAGAGGAAGATGTTCAAGAACTAATAGAAGTTTTTGTAAAAGATGCAGTAAAGTTATTTGGTGGTGAAAATAAGTTTAATATTAAAGACTTTAAACCGGATTTATCAGATAATGCTAATTCGTTAAGAAGACAAGTGATGATAAGTTACCTATTACAAGATATTGACGATAAAGAGTTGATGGATATTATAGAAAACTATCTGTTTGACAAATTAGGTTCAAACAGTGATTATAGAAACTATTTATATCTCTATGAAGTTCCTTTAATTCGAGCAGGGTTAACAAAATTTAAGTCGCAATTACAATTATCTGATAGATTAGGACTAAACAGAAATACATTAAGAAAAAAGATTTCTGATAATAAAGAGTATTTACAAGGAGAAAATGATGAGTAA
- a CDS encoding RDD family protein, giving the protein MSEVKYAGFGIRFLASLLDTFFLALPVGIVIYFISGGEWFDFSQYQQNLQMAMAGNANALNSQPQTSFTWELIFELSVLIVTIIFWKQFKGATPGKKIVNIKIVDAKTLKDISNKQAITRSLGYIPSTLLFGLGFLMIIFTKNKQSLHDMLANTVVIYTLD; this is encoded by the coding sequence ATGAGTGAAGTAAAATATGCCGGTTTTGGTATCAGATTTTTAGCTTCACTCTTAGACACTTTCTTTTTAGCTCTTCCCGTTGGTATCGTTATCTATTTTATCAGCGGCGGAGAGTGGTTTGACTTTTCCCAATATCAACAAAATCTACAAATGGCAATGGCTGGTAATGCTAATGCTCTTAACTCACAACCGCAAACATCTTTTACATGGGAACTTATCTTTGAACTCTCAGTTTTGATTGTCACAATTATATTTTGGAAACAATTCAAAGGTGCTACACCAGGAAAGAAAATCGTAAATATTAAAATTGTTGATGCAAAAACGCTGAAAGATATCTCTAATAAACAAGCAATTACAAGGTCTTTAGGATATATTCCCTCAACGCTCCTTTTTGGATTAGGTTTTCTTATGATAATCTTTACAAAAAATAAACAATCTCTCCACGATATGCTCGCTAATACCGTAGTTATATACACATTAGATTAA
- a CDS encoding TonB C-terminal domain-containing protein, translating into MVRDDKYFYISGFISLSLFLFFFALFAILLFSASQTKKYGLKKDNYVSISLNIPVVTKPHTKKKVEKAPSIVTESNEVTKDVDVNDLFSDVWTQKIDHTQTKPKKINSKRIQEISKRVKTSKTNEVESISEKLKSLDATNNDQEQQSSSTADEVNEYLAKIQAIVYDNFSPPMNSEGNTVKIVIELDAIGKMLDFRVLTYSSNEALNQEADKIKMRLANIMFPQNPDHHSFRAIINLIPENKE; encoded by the coding sequence ATGGTTAGGGACGATAAATATTTTTATATCAGTGGTTTTATATCACTGTCTCTTTTTCTATTTTTTTTCGCTCTTTTTGCGATCCTTCTTTTTAGCGCATCACAAACAAAAAAATACGGTTTAAAAAAAGACAACTATGTCTCTATTTCACTCAATATACCTGTCGTTACAAAGCCTCATACAAAAAAGAAAGTTGAAAAAGCGCCATCAATAGTTACGGAGAGTAATGAAGTGACAAAAGATGTTGATGTAAATGATCTCTTTAGCGATGTATGGACACAGAAGATCGACCATACGCAAACGAAACCTAAAAAAATAAACTCTAAAAGAATACAAGAGATCTCAAAAAGAGTGAAAACAAGTAAAACAAATGAAGTTGAATCTATCTCTGAAAAACTTAAAAGTCTAGATGCTACAAACAATGATCAAGAGCAACAAAGCAGTTCAACTGCGGATGAAGTTAATGAATATTTAGCTAAAATTCAAGCAATAGTTTACGATAATTTCTCTCCCCCTATGAATTCAGAGGGGAATACTGTAAAGATCGTAATAGAACTTGATGCAATCGGTAAAATGTTAGATTTTAGAGTATTAACGTATTCATCTAATGAGGCTTTAAATCAAGAAGCTGATAAGATAAAAATGAGACTTGCTAACATTATGTTTCCTCAAAACCCCGATCATCATTCATTTAGAGCTATTATAAATTTAATTCCAGAAAACAAGGAGTAG
- a CDS encoding ExbD/TolR family protein, with amino-acid sequence MLYDWDEKPELNITPLVDVMLVLLAILMVIAPNIIFEENIKLPQGSTTKQISKIPPVHITIDEEKNIQVNKENFLLNGFQDNFYLYANKLDKKATVLISADESLDYGIVMSILAAVKQAGFTEVSLATNG; translated from the coding sequence ATGTTATATGATTGGGATGAAAAACCTGAACTTAACATTACGCCACTTGTTGACGTAATGCTTGTTCTTTTAGCAATTTTAATGGTTATTGCTCCAAACATAATCTTTGAGGAAAATATAAAACTTCCTCAGGGTTCTACTACAAAACAGATATCTAAAATTCCACCTGTTCATATTACAATAGATGAAGAAAAAAATATACAGGTGAATAAAGAAAACTTTTTACTTAACGGTTTTCAAGACAATTTTTATCTATATGCAAACAAATTGGATAAAAAAGCAACTGTACTTATCAGTGCAGATGAAAGTTTAGATTATGGTATTGTTATGTCTATATTAGCAGCTGTAAAACAAGCTGGATTTACTGAGGTCTCTTTAGCTACCAATGGTTAG